AAACGCCGCACACGCTGCAAACGGATGCTGAAGTGGACCAGATGAACGCCGCTTTCTTTCGGGAGAACAAAGACCGCGCCCTGGACGATGTGTTAGCCGCCTTCGCCGACGCTTATGAGCAGTCGCGCCGGATGGTGCTGGACACGCCCGACGCGGACCTGATGGAGGCGGAACGGTTCCCCTGGCGGCAGGGGCGTCCTCTTTGGCTGTTGGTAGGGGGAAACACCTGGTGGCATTATGAGGAACATCGCCAGTCCATTGAGAGATGGCTGGCGCAAAATCAAGGAGCATAGAGAGGCAAAGATGACGCATCCAAAGAAAGAGATCGTGCTGGAGCGACTGGCGAGTACGCGCCACGCCCTGTTTGAACTGCTGCAATCGTTGGACGAAGCGGCGTGGCAGACGCAGGTCTACGCCGATGGCGACCGGTGGACGGTGCTGGACCTGTTGCGCCACGTTTCCGTCTCGGAAAAGAGCATGACCTTGCTCATGGAGAACATTCGTCGTGGCGGCGAAGGGGCTTCCGCCGAATTTGACCTGAACCGCTGGAACGCCTCCCAGGTGCGCAAGCAGCAGGAAAAGACCCCCGCCCACCTGCTGGCCGACATGGAAGCCAACCGCCGGGACTTACTCACCTTCGTGGACTCGCTTTCCGCCGACGATTGGGAAAAACAGGGCCGCCACGGCTCCGGCAGGGTGATGAGTATTTACGAAATTGTGAAGCTGATTGGCCTGCACGAAAAAACCCACCTGACCGACATCCAGGCCACGGTGGGTTGAAACACAAAGAGGACGGACCGGGTCCGGGAAGATATCTAGGATATACCCCAGAGGCTGAATTGTTACTCATTTCTTACCTTATGCCGTATGATTTACAGGTAAGTACCCCCATCCGGGGGGTATCTCGCAAAACATGGTGTATTGGACGAGTTTTGGGGATTTTACCCCGTATTTGCGGTTTGTTCGGCGGCGTCAGCCTCCGAACACCGCCCGCACTGGATATCGCCCTGTCGAGATGGGTCAAGGTGAGCGCCGCGTCAGGCGCTTACAAGAATCATCGCTTACATAGGGCAACTGCCAAGCCAGATTGGACCAATTTTCTCGAATGAAATTGGTCTAATCTCGAGCGAGCGTTAAGAGTTACAACAAAGGAGAGAATGAAATGACAGAAACGTCAACAGTCATGAACCAGAAGTTTGCTAGACTCAAACGCTTCAATCTCATCATGGGGTTCTTGCATCTAGTCCAGGGCGTATTCATGATCCTGGTGAGCAACGATACGACTTATCCCATCTACACCAATTACCTGAACTTCGATCCGGCCACCTTCTCTTTGTTGCCCAATTCACAGTTGCTGTACAAATTGCCTTTTGGCCCAGCAGTCGCGATGTTTTTGCTTATCTCGGCCGTAGCCCATTTCTATCTGGCGACCATTGGCTATGGGCGCTATGTGGAAAACTTAAAGAAAGGCATGAATCCGGTCCGGTTTTACGAATATGCGCTCAGTTCTTCGCTAATGATTGTGCTGATCGGTATGCTGATTGGGCTATGGGATCTGGGGGCTATCATCCTGATCTTCGCACTCAACGCGACCATGAACCTGTTTGGGATTATGATGGAGCTACATAACCAACATACCCAAAAGGTCAACTGGACGGCTTTTATTTACGGCTGTATTGCAGGATTTGTACCGTGGGTTGTCATCATGTTGTATTTTGTCGGGGCCGTCAACTCCGGCGATGCCAAGCCACCGGATTTTGTGTATGCCATTGTGCCGACACTGTTTGTGTTCTTCAACATTTTCGCCATCAACATGGTTCTGCAATACAAAAAAGTGGGTCCCTGGAAAGATTACCTGTTTGGCGAACGCGCCTATATCATTCTGAGCCTTTCGGCCAAATCCGTTCTGTGTTGGTTGATCTGGACGGGCACGCTCGCACCCGTCTAGTACCTCGACAACCTAAAAATGAGGGGTGAGGAGTGCGGCATCCTCAGATGCCGCCTGTTCGCATCTGAGGATGCGAACTCCTCAAAATCACATTGTTGAGGTACTAGGCCAAGGCGTTTCACTCTGCGTTAACCTGTCCCGGCCGTGGCTGCGCCGCATCTGCATGAGGACGCGGCCAGATAATTCTGCCGGTGGGGTTGCTGGTCAGAATTGCCGGGCAGGTTACACTCTTGGTCGGTCGGATGCTGATTCCGCCGCCTGAACGGTACGCTCTCTCCGGTGCAGGTGGTCGGCTATCGTGGGGAAATGCCGGCACTCAATCCCACTCAACAGAGACGAGGCAAGGTCATTGTATGGTCCGTTTCTTAGACGGTCACTTGGGGCGCATCCGTTTAGGGATGGAGATTAAACAAGACAACGAAGTTGTCTCCTTACCGTTCCTGCAAACTGACAATGCAATTCCGTACTTTATTTCATCGTCAGTCTTTAGCGTACATGGATGGTGGGTAGGGGGAGGGCGTCGGTGGGTTGGCCGTTGTAGGTGAGGGGGAGGCGGGCGGTGGGGTCGGTGAGGTCGTAGAGGCCGAGGAGGAGGGTGTAGTCGCCGGGGGGCGTGGCGGGGGGGACGAGCAGCCCCAGGTTGTCCACTACGGTTTCGCCGGGAACCCAGGTGGTGGTGAGGGCGAGACCGCCGCCGGGTTCGCTGTCCCGTTGCGCGATGAGGCCATCTGGTCCCACGAGGTGCAGAAAGACCTTGTATCGCTTTTCCACGGGGGTCAGGGCTTGCCAGAAGAGGGTCACTTGCACGATGTCCCCGGGCGCGGGGGTGTCCCCGGCGAGGGTGTATCCTTCCAGGCGAATTTGCGGGCCAAAGAGGAGGTTGGTGGGTGTTTCTATGTGCGTTGCCGCCGCCGTGGGCACGGCGTAAACCACAAAACGCACATCCCCGACCCATTCATCCGTCGCTTTGAAGGCGTGGCTGTCCAGCCACCGCTCTACTAGCCGCTGCGGGTCTCGTTCCGCTTCGCCCCAGAAGAGGGCGTACAGGCGTGTATGGCGGGCGGCGATCTGGCTCAGTTCGGCGTCAATGGCCGCCGCGTCGGGCGCGCCGCGAGGGATGGGGTAAACGGGGGCCGGTCCTTTGTAATAGTAGGTGAACACTTCCCATTGGTTGGGGGCGTCGAGGATGATGCCGGCATTTTCCTCCCCCCCTCGCCCAATTTGCGCCGCCATCCCCCGATAATCCGCACGCGCATAGGCGGGATCGCCATACAGATGCAGCAGTGCCCCCCCCACGCCCCAGGCGCACATGCCCACGAACACGAGCACGAGCGCGCGGCTGACTCCCCGTGACCAATCCGCGCGCGGCCAGAGCGACCAGCCCACGTCTATCCCCAGTGCCAGCCAGAGGGCGAAAAACGGGGCCGCCAGCACCAGGAACTTATAGAACGCGGGGCGGCTGGCTCCGGTGACCATCATGAAGGCGACGGGCAGGATAACGCCCCCCAGGGTCATGGTCAGGCCGGCTGCCTTCTTTTGGCGTTGTGCCGGCATTGACAACAATCCCCCCAGCAGCAAACCGACCACAGCAAGCAGGAGGAGGCGCACGTCGGGCGCGGCCACGGTGGGGCCAAACGCCAGCCAACGCCCCGCCGTAGCCGTGAACTGCCCCACGGTCACGTCGCTGCGCGGGCGCGTGCCCAGTTGGCGCAGGAAGATGGGAACCCAGGGCAGGTAGAGGAGGAGGGCCGCCGCCGCCATCAGGCCCCAGGTCCACAGGCGTCGCCAGCCACGCCGCGCCAGCAGCCAAACGGCGTGCAGGGGGAGGATAATGGGGAAGAAGTAGTGGGTGTACAGCCCGGCGGCCAGGCTGAGGATGTAGGGGATGGCGCGCGCGGCGTCGCGTCTACGACGGGGCCAGCGGCGGTCCAGGTGGAGCAGGAGCCAGGTGCTGCCGATGCCGGCACAAGCCAAAAGCTCGTACATGCGGGCTTCCTGGCTGTAGTAGATGAGGGGTGGGCTGAGGGCGGCGAGGAGGCCGGCGAGCCAGGGCAGGCGCGGGCGGCGGGGAAAGAGGGCGTGGGCGACGGCGCTGGTGAGGGGGATGAGGAGAATGCCGGCATACGCCGACAACGCGCGTAGGCCAAATTCCGAATCCCCGGCCAACGCCCGCCACCCCCGCAGCAGCAAATAATACAATGGCGGATGAATATCGCCGGCCGTCCCCTCCACAATCAGCCGCGGCGACCGTTCACTAAGGCGGGCGCTGTTCCCTTCATCATTCCAGAACGATTGCGCCGCCAGACGATGGAAGCGGAGTCCCGTTGCCAGCAGCAGTATCAGGAGCAGGGGAGCCAGGCGTTTCATTCGCGCCAGTTTATCCTCTGGCGCGGTAGCACGCCAGCAACGCGGCAAGATGCCGTCCGCACACCGCCTGACCGTCCCCCAAACAATGTCCCCCCTGCTCCGTCGCGCGAGAACCCCGCCTCACCTCTCACCCCTCATCCCGCCTACCTCTAGCGCACGCAGGAGGAGGAAGAAGAAGAGGCCGCCGACGATGGCCGCCAGGGTGGGGCGGATGCGGTTCCAGGTGTACCAGAAGGGGGAACGGGGGGTGATCTGGTGGGTGGTGGGGTTGTTCATGTAGGTGGAGAGGGCGGTGAATGCCGGCATTTCCTCAAAATCCGGCTCCAGCAAACGAAAATAGTACCACGCCTCCCCCCGTTCCTGGTCCGTTGGCCGCTTAAAAAACCACACATTCATCTCCCCCACCCACGGCCACTCCGCCTGCGCCCGCTGGAACGCCTGCACCGTGTACGCCGCCTGCTGCGCTGGCGTCACCTGCCCATACGGCCGCGGCAGCCCCTCAGGGACCGTATTCCATCCCACTTCGCTGATCCACAACGGTTTGCCGGCATCCCCAAACCGCACCATCAAGTCACGCAAAAACAGATGGTGCGGGAAGTTAATCACCGTTGGTCGTAGCCGCCGGTCCGTCGGCCCCGAGAACAACCCATACCCCTGCGCGGACATGATGTCGAAGCACGCCCCCGCCCCCGCCAGATACATGCGCTGCAAAAAGATCAAGTCGTTGCGGTCGCGGGCATCATACGCAATCGTCGGCGAAAGCGCCGGTGCGAGAAGGATAGCTTGTGGATTGGCCGCCTTCGCGCGGCGATACCCCGTACACAGCAAATCCGTAAACGCCACCGGATCGGGAATTTGCGTGCCCCATTCGGGGTAGATGTTCGGCTCATTCCACAACTGGAAATAGGTGATGCGCCCCTGATAGCGGCTGACGACGGCGGCTACGAAGTCGCCAAAGTCGTCGTAATTGTCCGGTGGGGCGTGTGCGCCCGCCTCATCCCCGGCGGCGCGGGACCACGCGGGCGGGTTGCTGAGGCGGGCGATGATCTCCACATCGTTTTGCCGCGCCAGGTCCACGATGTGGTCATATTTGGCCCAGGCGTTCACTTCGCCCACCGCCTCCAGATTGCGGCGGTCCAGGAAATCCCCTTTGCCGTGGATTTCGATGTCTTCCCAGGGGAACTCCTGGCGGATGAACTGGAAGCCGGCCTCGTGAATGAGGCGCAGGCTTTGCGCGCGCACGTCCGGCAGGACTTCCTGCTCCAGAAAGGTGTTGACGCCGAAAGGGGAGGGGGCGGCAAATGTTAGTTCCGCCGTCGGGGCCAGGTCTGGCTGCGGGCGCAGGGCGCTGTTCAGCCACTGCACCATGCCGCGCGCCTGCGCCGCCACGCTCTCCTCCCCCGTGAAGTCGTAGGGATTCAGGCTGCCCGGATAGAGGATGAGGAGGAGGAGAATGCCTAGAAAGATCAGGCGAGGGTGTTTCATGCTATGCCGCCGCGCTCCGTAGGGTTGTTGTCGTCAGTTGACCATCGTCGGGCGACCCAGAAGATGGTCCAGATCGCCATGGACGCTTATTTTGCGCGTTTTCGCCTGTTTACACAACTTTTGCGCACCCGCCGCCCGGTTTCCCGCTTTGACAACTCGCCCCCTTTCGTCTAAAATCCCGTGCGGGGTTTGGGCAACATAACGATTCACGAACCGTTTTTTTCGAGACATTCTTAACGGTAGCCGCAGCCCCAAAATCCTGGCTGGCAAGGCAGAAATCCCCCCAAGTCATGCCCCACAGTTTGTAGTTACCACAAGTAATAACCAGCCGTGGACAGACGGGTCCGCGTTCGGGTACGATGCATTTTGGGGCCACCGTCCGCAAACGCGCGGTGTCTGGTAAGACGAAGGCGTGGGTAAAGATAGAGTAACTGGCGCCCCGCGTTTCGGGTACAGTTCGTGGGTCTTATTCGCGCCAGCCCACATTTCCAAGAACGAGGGTTTCAATCAAATGAAAGAGTATCAGACTGGACAGATTCGCAACATTGCCCTGGTTTCGCATAATGGTGCCGGCAAGACCACCCTGGTAGAGCGTCTGCTTTTTGACACAGGCGTGACCACCCGTATGGGCAGCGTGCAGAATGGCACGGCGGCGATGGACTTTGAAGAGGAGGAAGTGGCCCGCAACAGTTCCATTGCGACCGCAATTGCGCCCATCGAATGGGATGGCGTGAAGCTGAATTTTCTGGATACGCCCGGATTCGCGGATTTTGTGGGTGAGGTGAATAGCGCCCTACGCGTGGTTGACGGGGTGCTGATTCTGGTGGAGGCGGTGGCCGGCGTGGAAGTGGGCACGGAACTCGTGTTTAAGAATGCGGCCGATCATGAACTGCCGCGCATCATCTTGATCAATAAGATGGACCGGGAAAACGTGCGCGTGGATCGCGTCATGGCGAGTCTGAACGAGAATCTGGACGCGAATTTTGTCAATTTGCAGCTTCCCGTAGGCGAGGGGCAGGGGTTCCGCGGCGTGGTGGATGTGCTGCGGATGAAGGCGTTTATTGCCGGCAAAGAAGCAGACATTCCCGCGGATATGGTGGATGCCGCCGAGGAAGCGCGTATGCTGCTGGTGGAAGCGGCGGCGGAAGGGGATGATGCGCTGATTGAGAAGTATCTGGAGGGTGAGGAGCTGACGGATGAGGAAATGATCCGGGGCATCAAGGGGGCCATGGCGCAAGGAATGATGGTCCCCGTTTGTTTTGCCGCGCCGCAGGAAGGGGTGGGCGTGAAGTCATTGGTGGATTTGTTGGTGCAGTTGATGCCGTCGCCGGATGAGAATGACCGCTCATTTATGGCTACGCGCGCGGATGACTCGGAAGCGACGTATGCGGTGAGCGATAAGTCGCCGCTGGCGGCGTTTGTCTTCAAGACGCGCGAGGATGCGTATGGCAAGATGAGTTATTTGCGCGTGTTCGGCGGGGTGCTGGAGTCGGATTCGCGTGTGTGGCATTCGAATGCCGGCACGGAAGTGCGCGTGGGGACGTTGAATGTGCTGCGCGGCAAGGAGCAAATATCTGTGCCGAAGCTGCATAGCGGGGATATTGGCATGGTGGTGAAGCTGGGAGATGCCGGCACAAACGACACCCTCTCCACCCGCGCCGATGCCCTCGTGATGCCCTCCGTGGCCCAACCCAACTCCATCTCCTCCGTGGCCATTCACCCCGTCGCCCAATCCGACGTCGCCAAACTCTCCCCCTCGCTCAACCGCCTCGTTGCCGAAGACCCCACGCTGCATTGGGCCACGGAGCGGGCCACCCGCGAGACGATCCTCTCCGGCATGGGCGTGGCTCACCTGGACATTGCCGTGAAGAAGATGCAGTCCAAGTTTGGCGTGAACCTGACCACGAGCGTGCCCAAAATCCCCTACCGCGAGACGATTACGGGGACGAACAGTGCCGAATATACGCACAAGAAGCAGACGGGCGGCGCGGGGCAGTATGCGCGGGTCTTCCTGCGCGTGGAATCTTTGCCGGACGACGATGAATTTGATTTCGCTTCGGAGATTTTTGGCGGGGCGATTTCGGCTCCTTTTGTGGCGGCTACGGAGAAAGGATGCCGGCAGGCGTTGGAATCAGGCCCCCTGGCCGGATACCCCGTTGTGGGCATCAAAGCCATCGTCTACGATGGCAAGGAACACCCCGTAGACTCCAAGGAAATCGCCTTCCAGATCGCCGGGCGCGAAGGCTTCAAGAAAGCGGCGCTCGGCGCCGGCCCCGTGCTGTTGGAACCCATCTACGAGATAGAAGTCAGCGTGCCTGCCGACAACATGGGCGACATCATGGGCGACCTGAACTCCCGCCGCGCCCGCGTGTTGGGTATGGACCAGGTCGGCGCGAAGAGCATTGTGAAAGCGGAAGTCCCGCTGGCGGAAGTGCAGACCTACGCCGCCGACCTGCGTTCCATGACGCAAGGACGCGGCATTTTCTCTATGAAGTTCCTCCGCTACGGGCGTGTCCCCGGCCATTTGCAGCAGCAAATTGTGGACGCGCGCCGCAAAGAGATACAAGAGCAAGCATAAGGCAGCCGCCTCCCCCCCGACCTTCCTGGGAGCCGCCAGCTTCCAGGAAGGTGCAAGAGCCTCCCCGTCCCTGGTCATTGCCAAGAACACATCCCCTTATCAGATTCACTGAAAAAACCGGGTTTTTCGATTGTCCGGCGGAAATTACCAGAGTGGTTCATGTGTAAAAACCCGGTTTTTGGCCTTTTTTCAGAAGAGTCATTCTTCGAGAATGAACCAATCTTGGGGCGAACTAAATTCTGGACGTTCGTTTATCTCTACTGGGCAGATGACCTGTATAGTCACAAATAAAGTACGGAATTGCATCGTCAGTTTGAGAGAGGTATTCATACTATGCAATGGAAAAAGGGTAGGGGCAAACTAGGTCAATTCTATCCGCTCTTGGGCGTGTGGCGTGCGGAGGCTCAGTCCGCTCTTGGCCGAGTGACATGTACGCGCACTTTTGCGCGCGTTCTTGATGGGGCGTATATTCAGATGACTGCCGATTGGCAATACGCAGACAAATCCTACAAAGAGATTGCCCTCATCGGCGTCCAATCTGACGGTGAGATTGGCTATTGGTCATTCACATCAGACAAGAAGCAATCGACGGGCACGATGACGGATGTGACCGACATCCATCCACAAGCGATCGGTTTTGAAGCGGAAATGCCGGCAGGAACAGCAAGAATGGCTTATTGGCCTTCCGCCGACGACGGTTTCCATTGGGCCGTTGAGTCCAGGACGAAGAAAGGCTGGAACAGGTTCACCGAGCACCATTATCTGGCTGTTCGCTAATTCCCAAGCCGCAGGCAGCCCTGGTGACCATCCAAAGCCGATGTGCCGGGTCGAGTTCGTAAGCACCCGGCGGCTGATTGACGAATACTTTCCGCGAGAGGGGCGGGTCCGCAACATTGGCCGCGGTCTGGGGCGTTACTGCGTTGAACTGATCCGGCGGGGTTATCGGGTGACGCTTTTCGACTTTTCCCAGCAACTGGTAGAACGCGCGCGCGTGGCGTTGGATTCCCGGGGCCTGGTGGCGGAGCGGGTGCAGGTTTTGCGTGAATTGATGCGCCTGTTGCGGCCAGGGGGCGTGGCGATTGTCGCTTATCTGAGAGGGAGCGCGCGTTTACGGGGCGGAGCCTGGCGAATTTCACGGAGTGCTACCGGTCTACGCCGGAGGCGGCGTTACGTGAGGCGCGGGAGGCGGGGCTGGAGGTGGTCAGTTATGCGGGAGCGGAGGGTTTTGTGGGAGGAATGGGGCTGATGTTGGCGCAGTTGGCTGCCGGCATTCCCGCTGCCTACGAGAATGTGGTCCAAGTCGCCGCCGAAACGCGCGAACTGCCCCAATACCGCGACAGCACCGACCGCCTGCACCTGGTCGTCCGCAAACCTGACGTCTCGTGAATGGGAGAATCTGATGAACAATTTACCTGGTTTGGCGCAGTTGATCTCGCTTAAAGGGAAACGTGCCCTGGTGACGGGAGCTGCTGCCGGCATTGGCCAGGCCATTGCCTACCGTTTCGCGGAAGCGGGAGCGGACCTGGCCCTCGTTGATATCCGGGCGGACGACTTGTCGAAGGTTAAAGAGGAAGTGTCTGTCTGGGGAACCCGGATTAACAACTATGTCGTTGATTTGTCCAAAAAGGGAGCAGTGGACAACCTCTGGGCGAGTCTGACGGGAAATGAGCCGGATATTTTAGTGAATAATGCCGGCATTTACCCCTTCCGCCACTTTCTCCACGTAGACGAAGCCTTCTACCGCCGCGTCATGGACACAAACCTGGATTCTGTTTACTGGATGTGCCGGCACATGATCCAAGGACGCCTCAAGCGCGGCGGCATCATCATCAACGTCAGTTCCATTGAAGCCATCCTTCCCTTCAAAGACGACCTGGCCCACTACAGCGTCAGCAAAGCCGGCGTGATTGCCCTCACCCGTGCTCTGGCGAAAGAACACGCCCGGCATGGCTTCCGCGTAAACGCCATTTTGCCGGGCGGCATCATCACCAGCGGTACGCGCGCGGCAGCGAAAAAGATACTCAAGTTCCGACTCGGTCTCCTGAAGACGGGAATTGAATTCCGGCAACGGTTGCCCATCGGGCGCGCGGGGCAACCCGACGAAGCGGCACGCATCGCCCTGGTCTTAGCCAGCGACCTGGCCAGCTACGTCCACGGCGCGGCGATTCCCGTTGATGGCGGCTTCCTCTCCGCATAACGGCGCATCACTTCATCTGGAAACTGACGGATGTGCTGGAAGGGTTCTTGCTCACCAGATTTCCAAAGTCAGCTTTGCGCGAACCCTGAAGGAAGTAACATGGTCTCCTCTGAGGAAGTTATAAGCATCTTTCGGCGTTTGGTGGATGCCGGCATTCCCGCCTGGCTCACCGGTGGATGGGGACTGGGTAACAGCTTCCGGGAAGATGTTCTCGATGGGGATGTGCCGTAGGGGATGAAGTCACCCCTGGAAATAATCTTCCCGGAAGCTCATTCATAGATGATAGCCCTGGGTAACAGCTTCCGGGAAGATGTTCTCGATGGGGATGTGCCGTAGGGGATGAAGTCCCCCCTGGAAATAATCTTCCCGGAAGCTCATTCATAGATGATAGCCCTGGGTAACAGTTTCCGGGAAGATGTTCTCGATGGGGATGTGCCGTAGGGGATGAAGTCACCCCTGGAAATAATCTTCCCGGAAGCTCGTTCATAGATGATAGCCCTGGGTAACAGCTTCCGGGAAGATGTTCTCGATGGGGATGTGCCGTAGGGGATGAAGTCACCCCTGGAAATAATCTTCCCGGAAGCTCGTTCATAGATGATAGCCCTGGGTAACAGCTTCCAGGAAGATGTTCTCGATGGGGGTGGTCGCAGGAGATGAAGTTTCCTCTGGACGTTGCCGGCATAACCCTCAACATGAGCAAAGAAGAAATCGTGGCCTTTGTACACGAAGGCCGCACATACGATTGAGGTCAGGCTGCGTTTACGTCCCCGGAGGCAAGGAATCGGGCAGCAACTCCATCACGCGGGCGATAATGCGCTCCGCCACCTCCTCCTTGCTCAGCAGCGGCAACGGCTCCCGCCCGGCGCGGGCATCAATCAACGTCACGCGATTCGTGTCCACGCTGAATCCCGCATCGCTGGCGGACACATCATTCGCCACAATCATGTCCAGCCCCTTGCGCTCCAGCTTCCCCTGCGCATTTTGCAGCAAATTCTCCGTCTCCGCGGCAAATCCGACGACCACATAAGGACGACCAAGCTGCTGCTTTTGCTCATGCACCGCCTGCAAAATGTCTGGGTTGCGCTCCAACCGGATCGGCGGAATCCCCTCCTCCTTCTTGATTTTTTGCGCGGCGGCCACCACCGGGCGAAAATCAGAGACGGCGGCCACCATCAGCAGCACATCCGCCTGCCGGCATGTCTCCAGAACGGCGGCTTGCATTTCCCGCGCCGAGTTGGCCTCAATGCGCGTGATACCCGTGGGCGTGGGAATCAGCAGCGGCGGCGCGATCAGGGTCACGTCCGCCCCCGCGTCCAGCGCCGCCTGCACCAGGGCCACCCCCTGTTTGCCGGACGAGCGATTGGTCAACATGCGCACCGGGTCAATTGCCTCGCGCGTGCCACCCGCCGTGACCACCACGCGGCGCCCGCGCAGTGGCCCTTTGCGCGTCAACAACAGGCGAATCATGCCGGCCAGTTCCTCCGGCTCCGCCATGCGCCCCCGCGCCACCATGCCCGATGCCAGCCGCCCTTCCGCCGGCCCCACGATGGAGGCCCCATACTGTCGCAGCAGGCGCACATTTTCCTGCGTGGCCGGATGCGTGTACATTTCCCCATCCATGGCCGGGGCAATCAGCAGCGGCGGACTCTCTGGCCCCAATCCCGCGCTCAACGCCGTGAGCATGAGCAGGTTGTCCGCCTGCCCATGGGCCAGCTTGGCCATCGTGTTGGCCGTGGCTGGCGCAATAACCATCAGGTCCACGGTGCGCGCCAGCCCCACGTGCAGCACGTGCGCCTGCGCTCCCCACAGGTCGGCGTCGGTATAGGCGGGGCGACCGGTGACGGATTGGAAGGTGATGGGGGAAACAAATTGGGTGGCCGCGTGGGTGAGGATGACGTCCACTTTGGCCCCCGCTTGCGTGAGGCGGCTGGCCAGGCTGGCGGCTTTGTAGCAGGCGATGCTGCCGGTGACGCCGAGGATGATGTGTTTGTCGGTCAGTGGTGTAGGCATAGGAAAGCGGAAGGATGAATGACGAAGGATGAGGTGATGGTTTAGGGTGGATTATAGAGGGGTTTGGGGGAGAGGTAAAGAGGTATGAGGTATGAGGTATGAGGTATGAGGTGGGAGGTATGAGGTGGGAGGTGGGAGGTATGAGGTGGGAGGTGGGAGGTATGAGGTGGGAGGTGGGAGGTGGGAGGTATGAGGTGGGAGGTATGAGGTGGGAGGTATGAGGTATGAGGTGGGAGGTATGAGGGATGATGGCGGGGCGGTTTTTTCGGAGTGTGGGCGGTATCGGTATGGATTGTGGCGGGTGTGGGATGAGGGGGGCGCGTCGGTGTTGTTCGTGGGGCTGAATCCGTCTACGGCGGATGGAGGGCGAGATGATGCGACGGTGCGGCGCTGTGTGGGGTTTGCGCGGGATTGGGGGTATGGCGGGGTGTGGGTGGCGAATTTGTTTGGGTGGCGGGCGACGCGGCCTGCGGAACTGCGCCGGGCGGCGGACCCGGTGGGGCGGGCGAATGATGCGTGGCTGCGGCGGTTGGCGGAGGATGCCGGCATTATCGTCACCGCCTGGGGGAATCATGGCACCTGGCAACAACGGGACGAGGTGGTGCTGTCCCTGTTGCCGCGCCCACGCCACCACCTCGGCCTGACGCGGCACGGTCAACCCCGTCATCCGCTCTATCTGCCGGCAGCGACGCCTCTTTGTTTGTGGGAGGAGAGGGGAATGCCGGCATAAAGCACAATACGCCCTAATCTGATAAACTTGCGCGGTACGCTTTGCCTCATCATTCAATCAGGGTAACTATTCACGTCTCCGAGAGATTGGACCAATTTTGTAGACATTAACAAGATTTAACCAGAGCAAATTGGTCCAATCTGGGCAGATGAC
The Ardenticatenales bacterium genome window above contains:
- a CDS encoding SDR family oxidoreductase, with amino-acid sequence MNNLPGLAQLISLKGKRALVTGAAAGIGQAIAYRFAEAGADLALVDIRADDLSKVKEEVSVWGTRINNYVVDLSKKGAVDNLWASLTGNEPDILVNNAGIYPFRHFLHVDEAFYRRVMDTNLDSVYWMCRHMIQGRLKRGGIIINVSSIEAILPFKDDLAHYSVSKAGVIALTRALAKEHARHGFRVNAILPGGIITSGTRAAAKKILKFRLGLLKTGIEFRQRLPIGRAGQPDEAARIALVLASDLASYVHGAAIPVDGGFLSA
- the coaBC gene encoding bifunctional phosphopantothenoylcysteine decarboxylase/phosphopantothenate--cysteine ligase CoaBC, with the protein product MPTPLTDKHIILGVTGSIACYKAASLASRLTQAGAKVDVILTHAATQFVSPITFQSVTGRPAYTDADLWGAQAHVLHVGLARTVDLMVIAPATANTMAKLAHGQADNLLMLTALSAGLGPESPPLLIAPAMDGEMYTHPATQENVRLLRQYGASIVGPAEGRLASGMVARGRMAEPEELAGMIRLLLTRKGPLRGRRVVVTAGGTREAIDPVRMLTNRSSGKQGVALVQAALDAGADVTLIAPPLLIPTPTGITRIEANSAREMQAAVLETCRQADVLLMVAAVSDFRPVVAAAQKIKKEEGIPPIRLERNPDILQAVHEQKQQLGRPYVVVGFAAETENLLQNAQGKLERKGLDMIVANDVSASDAGFSVDTNRVTLIDARAGREPLPLLSKEEVAERIIARVMELLPDSLPPGT
- a CDS encoding DUF1643 domain-containing protein; protein product: MRDDGGAVFSECGRYRYGLWRVWDEGGASVLFVGLNPSTADGGRDDATVRRCVGFARDWGYGGVWVANLFGWRATRPAELRRAADPVGRANDAWLRRLAEDAGIIVTAWGNHGTWQQRDEVVLSLLPRPRHHLGLTRHGQPRHPLYLPAATPLCLWEERGMPA